Below is a window of Agathobacter rectalis ATCC 33656 DNA.
TGCGATACTTTGTTGTTCATATCATTATTCACCCACCAGGTGAAGAAAATATATGGTAAAATAGACGTAACAAAACCTATAGATTGGAGTCTTTTACCATGAATAACAACCACCGAATCACACTGAGCACCAATAAGAACATTATTGTTGAGTTTACAAATGATACAATAAATCGTTCTGAATAAAGTGTTTTTCAGGAAACATCCAATTTAGGAATTTTGATTAAGAGAGAGATAATAAAATGAAAATATGTTATATAGTTGTTTCAGCTTTTTTGATTATTTTCTATCCAAGACAATTAACACATCTTATGTGCTTTGGGAGACATCGTGATAAGAATATTGTCAAAAGCAAAGCTGCTTATTGGGGAATATATTTGTTTTGGACAATTATTTTTTTGATTGGTTGTCTGATGATGGGTTCAGCGATGAAAGTAAATTCTACAATGGATAAATTAGTGTATTATTTCATTTTAGGAAGTGATAATAGGGATTGTGTTGAATTGGGAAGTGAAGAGAATGATGAGGCATATATTTCTACATATTATACACGAAAGGAAATCAATGAGAGCTTTTTATTTGAGGTTGTCCAAAAACATGAATATGCATATGAGATGTGTCAATTACAGGAGTTGATAATTAAGAAACAGGATGAAAGATGGATACTTTATTTGAATGATGAGGTGATGGGATATGTAGAAGTAAAAAAAGGTTTTTTAATTAAGGAGTTTTGTTTTGTGTGGGATAGGCAAAAAATAGACCAAAGGAGGCAGTTATATGAGTAAAAAAATGTGCAAGAGGATATTTTCAGTAATTTTATCATTAGGTCTTGTTATGGTTCAATCCATGAATGTTAATGCAGCAGGTAATGAAATTGGTAAATATTCAGTATTCGTTTAGTGGCAGATATGCGGTGCGGACAGGCATCTATTTGGGATTTTAAAAAATAGCAAAAATCTCTGGACACTGCAACAAACAGGAGCCTCGCAGGAACACTGCTGTAAAATCCGCTTAGTATGAGCGTATTTTGCAGCAAGTGCTCCTGCGAGGCTTTGTCATTTAATCCAATAAACTTAAAACGCTTTATTTCTTCTTCCACGCAAGAAGCCTCTCAATATGCAGCGGTTTCCCCTGAACAGCCTGCACCTTCAATCTGTTTTCCTCACTGAAACCAACCAGAATATCATGATTAGCCTCAGCCAGATAATCGATGATACCATCGATATCAGACTTCGTGTTCTTCGGACAATGAATATACAGATGCTTATTTGCGGAAATATGCAGTGTATATGAGATGCTGAAATGATACCACAGAATCTTGTGCAGGGTAGAGTATTTGTAAATCCATAAAATCTCTTTGATAGGCACGATGGCATTGCCATAAGGCGAGGTCATGATAAAATAGTGCTCTGTGATAAACATGTCCTCGGTGGCAAGCTGTGGCAGTGTCGCAAGCTCCTCCTCAGCCTCGGCAAGCAGTTTGTGCGGATTGCCAAATACAACAAGATTCTGACATGCCGGTGCCAAAACAGGAAACCTGATGCATAGGATGTAGAATATCAGGCTGATAACAGCATAGATGAGAGTGCCAAAATAAAAAACAAACATAAAAATAGTAGTTTTCAAATGGTACTCAGGCTCATTAAGATAGTAGCCTGTTATGGTATCGGAGAGTCCCTTGGAATCCCAACTCAGATCCTTAGACAGTTTATTTACAAACTGTGTGTAGGTGCCCTTTCCCTTTACGATTTTACCGACCACCGTGAGTTTGTCGATAGAGGGCAGACCCTCCTCACAGGTGGATGGTGCAAGCAGTACAATAGAGCAGTGCTTATCACGCATGCAGTAGTAGTAATAGCCCTTGATATCGTTGCCGTCCTTCATGGTGTAGCCGGTAAAGTAAAGCTTTTTAAGGGTGGTTTTTACATATCTGTCCGAATCCTTGTATGCAGCTTCAAAGCTGACAGAATCGTCAATGTGTATGGGCGATAAAATATCTCCGAGTGAAAATGCAAACCATAGCACGGTAAGCAGAATGATGTATACAATCGGAGAGAAAAGACGCCTTTTGTAAAATGCTTTGATGTTTTTTGTTATGTAGTGTTCGTAATTATCAATCATATGCTTAGTATAATGGTTTTTGTGCCTTATATCAACCTTGATTTTGAGACATTTAATTGTTATTATATAGTTACTGTAAATAGAAACACGAAATGAGGTAATTATGGAAGCATACACGAGTTTTGCCCGGGTGTATGACATGTTCATGGACAATGTGCCATATGAGAAGTGGAGCAGATATATTGTCGAAAAACTGCGTGCAAATGGCATAGACAGTGGATATGTCGTGGACTTAGGCTGTGGTACGGGAAAGCTTACCACGCTTCTTGCAGATGCAGGCTATGATATGATAGGCATTGACAATTCTTTTGACATGCTTGATATGGCGCTTGAGAGAGAGGATGACAGAATCCTTTATCTGATGCAGGATATGAGAGAGTTTGAACCGGGAGAAAAGGTGAGTGCCGTCGTAAGCGCATGTGACAGCATCAATTACATTCTTGAGCCTGAGGATCTGCAGGCAGTTTTTTTCTGCGTGAGCGAAAGTCTCAAAGAGGGTGGCATTTTTATATTTGATATCAATACTCCATACAAATATGAGGTGCTCATGGCTGATAATACCATAGCTGAAAACCGTGATGAGGGCAGCTTTATATGGGACAATTATTATGATGCCGATGAGAAAATAAACGAGTATGACCTGACACTTTTTATAAAGGAGCAGTCAGAGGATGAGGATGACATCTACAAGAAGTTTGAGGAAACTCATTTCCAGAGATGCTATGAGATTTCAGAGCTTAAGGAGCTTCTTGAGCAGTCGGGACTTGTGTTTGATGCGGTGTATGATGCGTACACAGACAATCAGGTGAAATGTGACAGTGAGAAGGTCACTTTAATTGCACATAAAGCATAGAATTAGATAATGAGAGGTAAATTATGTCAGATTATATAGTAAGAGCAACAGCGGCGGATGCCAATATCAGAGCATTTGCTGTAACATCAAAGGAGATGGTGGAGAACGCCAGAGAGGATCACATGACAACACCTGTCATGACGGCGGCACTTGGCAGACTCCTTTCTGCGGGAGCCATGATGGGAGCTATGATGAAGGGCGATAAGGATATCATAACTCTTCAGATACAGTGCAGCGGACCTGCAAAGGGACTTACCGTCACAGCAGATTCGCACGGCAATGTAAAGGGCTTTGCCATGAATCCACAGGTTGAGCTGCCACTCAATGCGGCAGGCAAGCTCGATGTGGGAGGAGCGCTTGATCTTGGTATACTTACAGTCATAAAGGATATGGGCTTAAAGGAGCCGTATTCAGGTCAGTGTGAGCTTAAAACAGGTGAGATAGCTGAGGATCTGACTTATTATTTTGCCACATCTGAGCAGATTCCGTCGGCGGTTGGTCTTGGCGTGCTGGTGGATAAGGACCAGAGCGTGAAGCAGTCCGGTGGATTTATCATCCAGCTTATG
It encodes the following:
- the hslO gene encoding Hsp33 family molecular chaperone HslO, with the translated sequence MSDYIVRATAADANIRAFAVTSKEMVENAREDHMTTPVMTAALGRLLSAGAMMGAMMKGDKDIITLQIQCSGPAKGLTVTADSHGNVKGFAMNPQVELPLNAAGKLDVGGALDLGILTVIKDMGLKEPYSGQCELKTGEIAEDLTYYFATSEQIPSAVGLGVLVDKDQSVKQSGGFIIQLMPFTPEDVVDRLEKKITEIDSVTQMLDRGLTPEQILEEILGDFGLEITDTTETRFHCDCSKERVSRALSTLSKKDLDSIIADGESIEVKCQFCNKAYEFTVDELKEMR
- a CDS encoding class I SAM-dependent DNA methyltransferase: MEAYTSFARVYDMFMDNVPYEKWSRYIVEKLRANGIDSGYVVDLGCGTGKLTTLLADAGYDMIGIDNSFDMLDMALEREDDRILYLMQDMREFEPGEKVSAVVSACDSINYILEPEDLQAVFFCVSESLKEGGIFIFDINTPYKYEVLMADNTIAENRDEGSFIWDNYYDADEKINEYDLTLFIKEQSEDEDDIYKKFEETHFQRCYEISELKELLEQSGLVFDAVYDAYTDNQVKCDSEKVTLIAHKA
- a CDS encoding DUF6709 family protein — translated: MIDNYEHYITKNIKAFYKRRLFSPIVYIILLTVLWFAFSLGDILSPIHIDDSVSFEAAYKDSDRYVKTTLKKLYFTGYTMKDGNDIKGYYYYCMRDKHCSIVLLAPSTCEEGLPSIDKLTVVGKIVKGKGTYTQFVNKLSKDLSWDSKGLSDTITGYYLNEPEYHLKTTIFMFVFYFGTLIYAVISLIFYILCIRFPVLAPACQNLVVFGNPHKLLAEAEEELATLPQLATEDMFITEHYFIMTSPYGNAIVPIKEILWIYKYSTLHKILWYHFSISYTLHISANKHLYIHCPKNTKSDIDGIIDYLAEANHDILVGFSEENRLKVQAVQGKPLHIERLLAWKKK